The Oncorhynchus masou masou isolate Uvic2021 chromosome 6, UVic_Omas_1.1, whole genome shotgun sequence genome has a window encoding:
- the LOC135542275 gene encoding large ribosomal subunit protein P2-like has product MRYVAAYLLAVLGGNTSPSSKDIKTILASVGIEAEAERLGKVVNELNGKDINEVMNAGLSKLASVPAGGAVAAPAAGAVAGTAPVAAEEKKEEKKEESEEGSDDDMGFGLFD; this is encoded by the exons ATGCGTTACGTGGCCGCTTACCTCCTGGCTGTGCTCGGTGGTAACACCAGCCCCTCCTCAAAGGACATCAAGACCATCCTGGCGAGTGTTGGAATCGAGGCCGAAGCGGAGCGCCTAGGCAAG GTTGTCAATGAATTAAATGGAAAAGACATCAACGAAGTCATGAACGCTG GCCTCTCTAAGTTGGCCTCCGTGCCAGCAGGTGGTGCTGTGGCGGCTCCTGCAGCTGGCGCTGTAGCTGGCACTGCTCCTGTTGCTG cggaagagaaaaaggaggagaagaaagaggaatCTGAAGAGGGATCTGATGACGACATGGGATTCGGCCTCTTTGATTGA
- the LOC135542277 gene encoding adenosine receptor A1 isoform X4, whose product MACSLRVISAEIPALSFTKSTSRYSIIVTQNRAWVAVFLCWLLSALTGLVPMLGWHNEHTHGNLSTTSDDIIVCTFTTVMRMDYMVYFNFFGWVVVPLTIMIALYAEIFRVIRKQLNMRAEATCDTSKYLHKELKLAKSLALVVLLFALCWLPLHVMNCILFFCPECGMPKSAMYVGIFMSHVNSALNPLVYAFRIQRFRATLVQIARRCMLCKHKETSPCPNQPSPPPLSDKSPVHP is encoded by the coding sequence GTACAGCATCATCGTGACCCAGAACAGGGCATGGGTGGCAGTGTTCCTGTGCTGGCTCCTCTCTGCCCTGACCGGGCTGGTGCCAATGTTGGGCTGGCACAACGAGCACACACACGGTAACCTCAGCACCACCAGTGATGACATAATAGTTTGCACATTTACCACGGTCATGCGCATGGACTACATGGTCTACTTCAACTTCTTCGGCTGGGTGGTGGTTCCTCTGACCATCATGATCGCGCTGTACGCTGAGATCTTCAGGGTGATCCGGAAGCAGCTCAACATGCGTGCAGAGGCCACCTGCGACACCAGCAAGTACTTGCACAAGGAGCTAAAATTAGCCAAGTCCCTGGCGCTCGTCGTCTTGCTATTCGCTCTATGCTGGTTGCCCCTGCATGTCATGAACTGCATCCTCTTCTTCTGCCCGGAGTGTGGGATGCCCAAGAGCGCCATGTACGTGGGCATCTTTATGTCCCATGTCAACTCTGCCCTCAATCCGCTGGTCTATGCCTTCCGGATACAGCGGTTCCGCGCCACGCTAGTCCAGATCGCCCGCCGCTGCATGCTGTGTAAACACAAGGAGACCAGCCCCTGCCCCAACCAGCCCAGCCCGCCACCTCTGTCTGATAAATCTCCAGTCCACCCTTAG